Genomic segment of Peribacillus frigoritolerans:
AAATGGGCGAGAACCCTCAGCAGTTAATCACTCTTGCAAATAGGCTGGGGAATAGCCCTATTTCATTTACGACGGAAACCCGGGTGTTAAGGAATGGTGATGAGACATTTTCCAATATCATCGAAGAATTAAAAAAAGCCACACATCATATTCATTTAGAATATTATATTGTTAGGGATGACCGCATTGGCGGTCTGCTAAAGGACATCTTGATACAAAAAGTAAAAGAAGGGGTAAAGGTCCGATTTCTCTATGATGCGGTTGGTTCCTGGAAGTTAGCTCGTTCATATATCGATGAACTGAGGAGTGCGGGAGCTGAAATGGTTGCTTTTGGTCCGTTGCATCTCCCTTTATTAAATAATACATTCAACTTTCGCAACCATCGTAAAATAATTGTGATAGATGGCTCTGTCGGTTTCATCGGCGGTCTCAATATTGGGGATGAATATTTGGGACAAGATCAGAAATTCGGTTCTTGGCGGGATACGCATCTTATCATAAAGGGGGAAGCGGTCAGGACTTTACAGCTCATATTTCTACAGGATTGGTATTATAGCACCAATAATAGTTTTTTAAGTGATGAATATCTCATGGCTGGCCTGCCGAACCACCATGGACATGGCGGAGTTCAATTGATTGGCGGCGGGCCGGATAGTGAGTGGACGATCATTAAAAGCATTTTTTTTAAAATGATCGCTTCGGCAGAAAAGTCCGTCTGGATTGCCTCTCCGTATTTCGTTCCTGATGACGATATCTTTCAAGCATTGAAGGTAGCTGCCTTAAGTGGTTTGGATGTCAGGCTGCTCGTACCGAAGAACCCCGATAAACGTATCGTATTTCATGCTTCGAGAACTTATTTTCCCGAATTGCTCGCTTCCGGAGTTCGTATATTCCAATATAATGAAGGCTTCATGCATAGTAAAATCATCATCGTTGATGACCAACTGGCGTCAATTGGGACAACCAATATGGATATGAGAAGCTTTCACCTGAATTTCGAAGTCAATGCTTTTCTCTACCGGACTGAAAGTACTCGGCAGCTGGTGAATGATTTTTTGGAAGATATAAAAGTATCCCAGGAAGTGGAGATTGATGCGTTTTCCAAACGGAATTTCGGTTTGAAAGTATTGGAGTCCACATGCCGATTGCTTTCACCCCTTCTTTAGATAGTAACTTTCCTTTATGCCGATCAGGCATTTTTTTTTGCGGATTAAAAGGAATCCTAAGCGAAGCAGGCGAATGTAGTGGATGAGGAGGAGATGTATGCTAACTGCGATAAAGAAAGATGGAACTTGGATTACCCTCCCTGAAAAGATACCGGCAAACGAGATTGATGAATGGAGAAAGTCAGCAGATTATTACTGTCCATGCTGCAAGATGGAAATGACCATCAAAGCGGGAAACGTGAGGATCCCTCATTTCGCACATAAAAATCGTTCTTCATGCCGTGCTTCTTCAGAACCGGAATCCGCCTATCATTTAATGGGAAAAAGAAAATTGTTTCAGTGGTTATTATCACATGGTTACCAAGTGGATCTAGAAGCCTACCTTCCTGAAATTAAGAAAAGGGCTGATATTTTAGCTGTGATAGGAGGCAATCGCTATGCAATAGAATTTCAATGCTCAGTTATCCCCGAGGTGGAATTCATGGAAAGGACAAGAGCCTACCAAAGCATAGGCATCAAGCCAATCTGGATCCTCGCTGCAAAACGCTTAAAAAGGAAAAGGTTGTATGAATTCAGTTTAACCCGCTTCCAATGGCTCTTCGTCACCGGGAGCTTCCATCATCCGTTTCTGTGGATGTATTGCCCGGAAACTGATCATTTATCAGTATTGAAGAACCTCACTCCGTTTACCCCTAGAACCGTCTTTGCCGAATTGACAACAGCTTCTTTAAAGCTCCTTCCCCCTAGTCGTGCATTGCCCCAAAATTGCTTTGGTTTCCCTTTTCTGCCTGCGTGGAGATATAAACGAAATGGCTGGTCCCTGCATCGAGTGAAAACAGCACGCCGATGCGATCCTTTTTTCGAAGAGCTTTATTCACACCATATTACACCTGCGACACTTCCCATTGAAGTGGGTGTTCCCGTCAGGGGGATGCTGTTGATCGAAACTGCCTCGATCGAATGGCAGGCATGGTTATACATGGATGTGTTTCAAGAGAAAAGAACAGGGGAAAAGATTTCTATGGCTGATATTATCTGCATTTTTAGAAGGCGCTCAAAAAAAGGGGAAATAAAGTTCAGACCGTTGCCATTACTTCATGAAAAACCAATCGAATATCCTGTAGGTCAATATATCATGCTTTTGGAGCAATTGGGTTATCTATCAAAGCTGGAAGAAGGGGTTTTTAAGGTTGAAAGGGAATTTACCCTTGCCTTCACCAGTGATCAAGCTCAAATTTTGGAAAAAAATTTCTATGATAAGCATAAATTGATGATGGAAAAGGGGAATATCCAGTATAATCAGTGATAACATCTCTATTTATCCTGAATTCAGATGAAATGGCAGGATTATTTTTGTTAATGGAGAAATAGTAATAAGAACTGAGATTTAAAAGCTATAAAAAGAATGAACGCCGAGTGAACCATTGCGGCGTCTATCCGGTTTACGAGTTAGCCCAATGGCAAGTTTCTATAGAATGAGGAGGAATTTTTTATGGCACAGGAAACAAAAACGAATACATTACCTTCAAGAAGTGAAATAGCTCCTGAAGATACTTGGAGACTGGAAGATATCTTCGCAACCGAGGAAGATTGGGAAGCTGCCTTCAAAGCGGTAAAGGAAGACCTCAAGAAAGCGGAGGCACATAAAGGCACGTTGGGTGAAAGCGCAGAAAAATTATTCGCGGCGCTTCAACTCCAAGATGAAGTATTCGAGAAGCTAGGGAAAGTTTATTCTTATTCACATATGCGCAATGATCAAGATACAACCAATCCTTTTTATCAAGGGATGGAGGATCGGGCAAAAGCTTTATATGCCCAGGCAGCGGCTGCGTTTTCATATATGGTTCCTGAACTATTGAGTATTGACGAAAGCAAAGTGGAAGGGTTCTTGGAAGAAAAAGAAGAATTGAAATTATACAAGCATTCTTTAGAGGAAATCAATCTTCAGAGACCACATATCTTATCAGCAGAGCAGGAAGAATTATTGGCGCAGGCATCAGAAGTACTCGATGCATCGGGCAATACTTTCGGTATGCTTAACAATGCCGATTTGAAATTCCCGACCATCAAGGATGAAGAGGGAAATGAAGTGGAAATAACTCACGGAAGGTATATCAGTTTCCTTGAGAGTGAAGATCGCCGTGTACGTGAGGAGGCATTTAAAGGGGTATACAGCAAGTATGGGGAGTTCCGCAATACATTTGCTTCAACCCTGTCAGGTGAGGTGAAAAACCATAACTTCAATGCCACGGTTCGAAAATATGATTCAGCACGCCAAGCGGCGTTAAGTAATAACAACATTCCGGAGACTGTATACGATAATCTCGTTAAAACGGTCAATGACAACTTGCCATTACTTCACCGTTATCTTGATTTACGTAAAAAAGTACTGCAATTAGATGAACTTCATATGTATGATCTATTCACTCCACTTGTTAAAGAAGTGAAGATGGAAGTGACATATGACGAGGCCAAGGATTATGTCCTTAAAGGACTTGCTCCGCTTGGGGAGGATTATTTGAACGTTTTGAAAGAGGGATTTGAAAACCGGTGGGTCGATGTGCATGAAAACAAAGGGAAACGAAGCGGGGCCTATTCTTCTGGTACATACGGGACAAATCCTTATATTTTAATGAACTGGCAAAATAACGTCAATAACTTATTCACGCTCGTTCATGAGTTTGGACATTCGGTCCATAGCTACTATACACGTAAATATCAGCCATATCCATACGGGAATTATTCAATATTTGTAGCGGAAGTTGCATCGACTTGTAATGAAAATCTGTTGAATGATTATTTATTGAATTCAATTGAAGATGAAAAGAAACGCATTTATTTATTGAATCATTACCTGGAAGGTTTCCGCGGCACATTGTTCCGGCAAACGATGTTTGCAGAGTTTGAACATACCATACATTTAAAGGCTCAAAATGGGGAAGCGTTGACAGCGGATATGCTTACTAAGGAATATTATGAGCTGAACAAGAAATACTTTGGCGAGAACGTGACCATTGATGAAGAAATCGGTTTGGAATGGGCGCGTATTCCACACTTCTACTATAATTACTATGTTTATCAATATGCGACTGGAATCAGTGCAGCAACAGCATTGAGCAAGCAAATCCTTGAAGAAGGAGAGCCTGCTGTCAAAAGGTATCTGGAGTTCTTGAAGTCAGGAAGTTCCGATTATCCGATTGAAGTACTCAAAAAGGCTGGTGTCGATATGACAAAAGCCGAGCCTGTACAAGAAGCCATGAATGTATTCGAGGAAAAATTAAATGAGTTGGAAGAGCTTTTGAATAAATAGGTTGTGAAAAGGACCCAAGCACTGCCGGGTCCTTTTCATCATATATGGATGTCCGTCATAATCCTTTAAAACGATTTCTCTGATTTAAGCTATGAAGAATTATAAAGAAAACAAAAAATAAAATAGGGGAGGTAAAATACAGAGGAATGAGGTTCATGATACCGAGTAGCTGGACAAATAGCGACCCTATCAAGAGTATGAGTAGAATAAAGACTTTCAATTTGGTCACCTCCAACCTGGCAGCAGAAAAAGCTCATCTGCTCTTTATTAGATATTATGTTTTAGAATAAGCAGTATTCTAAGAATATGACAATAATGTGAAGTTGCGCACAAAGTTCTTGCAATTAAGGTGTGTAATCTGCTATAGTACAGATATAGAAGTTATCACATCCCAAACATATACCCCTTTGTTTGTTCGTCGTGAAATTTCTCCCATCCCCTTATTCGTATAAATAGATGAAAACCCCAGCAAATTTAGCGGTTTGCCGGGGTTTTTCATTTGCATGAAAAGTAAAATGAATTAAATGCGGCATTAACAGAAGTTAAAAAAGGCCTAGGCATTAAAAATGATAATGTGATATATTTCACAAATAGATGTATTCCCAATCTAGATCAGATATTAAGCGGATATCAAAAACACTTATAGCTTTAAATAAAAAGGGCTCGTATTTAGCTACATATCGGAAGGGATAATAAAAAAATGAAAAATATATATTGTGAACAATTTGTGAAAAGTTACACATATAGTTGAAACACAAATAGGTTATCTGTTATATTATTTATTGTGAAGTGAATCACAAACAAACTTATACCCCTTTGTTTGATCGTGAAAAATTTCTCCCATCCCCTTATTTTCTTATAAAAAGCCATGCAATCTTTTGATTGCATGGCTTTTCCTTTAATAAAACAAAGAAGCAGTCAAATTCATGACTGCTTCTTTGTATATCTCCAAAACGTTCCGTATTTAGCAGGAATTTTCTCTGCCAACTGTTTTAAAACAAGCTTTTTCATTTCCAACTCGACGTTATTCTTATTCATATTATAAACGGTTTCAATTTCCTTCGTGGCCACTAGCTTGAAACAGCTTAAAAACTCTTCGAGAGAGGGGGGGTTTGCAGGGGCTGGAAGACCATTCAGCATATCTTCTAAAATTTGAACATATACCTCGTAAGAATAGACACCTGAAACTTTTATTCCCTCTTCTTCAATATTTTGATTGAAAAAGACAAGGGAGGGTATTTCAGTCACTTCCATTTCGCTCGTGATCTTCATGTCACATTGAAAGCCTTTGGCTGCACTGGAAGAATTGATATCATAAAGGAATTCTTCCACATCCAATCCAACCATCTTGGCACATTCGGTCAAGACTTCGATATTGGATATATCCTTTTTTCCTATGAATACATATTCTTGAAGCTGCCTTAAAAAGCGAATGGCCAATTTACGGCCCTGCAATTCCGCTGCTTTTATTGCGATGGAAGCTGTATATGGAGAAGAGATTGGGTTTTCAGACCAAAGGCTTCCGTCGCAGGACATTCCCGAGCGGCTGGCAGTCTTTTCCCAAACTTGAGCAATGTTTTCATAATTTTTATTTTTCCCCATATTAAGAGAATCGATTTTACCGCTTAAAACATGGCGTAAACTGAACAATTGGCCATATTCTATCTGTAATTTCCTAATAATTGGTTCTAAGCCCCAGCATTCGGGACAAAGCGGATCAACAAAAACATAAATTTCAATTGGCTTTTTTCCTATATCATAGCAATGCTGCGTCTTGATCCAATCGGAAATATTGAAAACTGGTTTTTGTGCGCTCAACTGCCTTCTCCTTTCCCGTCAGTTCCGGATGTATTGATCATATGCTGTGCCGTCAAATAGAGACGGTGATAGAAAAACTCCCTAATCTCACCGTCAAGGCCAACTTCGTCCATAGCTTGATACATGCATGAGAGCCATGCTTTCGCACGTTCTGGTGTAATTTCAAAAGGTATATGTCGAGCCCGCAACATAGGATGGCCATGCTCTTCTGTATATAAAGAGGGACCGCCTAAATATTGAGTCATAAATTGTTTTTGTTTACGGACCGTTTCTGTTAAATCGTCAGGGAATATTGGCTGCAGATCCGGGTGTTGACTAACGTTGGAGTAAAACACATCAATTAACTTGTGTAATTGCCCTTCTCCAATTAATTCATATGGTGTAGGGTTCCCTTGCATCATGTTGATTACTCCTTTTAAAGAAAGATGGTTGATATTTATTCATATTTTATCAATGACGTCCTGATATAACAAATATATAGCTTAAAGAAAATTTTACATCTGTAGTATGACACAGGGGAATGATCCGGAAATGAAAGGTTTTGGGGTGCTTTACGATTTGTTAACAATTCGTGGAAAAAGAATATATAGACATGAAAAAACTGACCCTTCACAAATAAACAGGGTCAGCTTGCTTTAGCTTGAAAATGTCCCATAAACTTTCTGAACATAGTTCTGAGTTTCTTTAAAGGGGGGGATGCCGTTATATTTATCTACGTTTCCAGGCCCTGCATTATAAGCAGCAAGGGCAATCTGGATGTCCCCGTCATAACGTGCCATCATTTGACTTAAATATTTACTCCCGCCCATGATGTTTTGTTCCGGATCGGTTGCATCATCCACCCCAAGGCTTTTTGCAGTTGCTGGCATTAACTGCATAAGGCCAGTTGCACCCGCATAACTGGTGGCTTCAGGGTTAAAGTTCGATTCTTGTTTAATGACGGACTTAATCAGTTTTTCCGGGAGATTATATAAGCTGGCCGCCTGGCTGATGATATGATCATAATTTGTTGCGGTTTCACTGCTCTCATTGTCAGCAGGGGCAGTGGATACCGGGTTGATGTTCATGGATGTCAGGCCGCCGGGTTGAAGGAAGGACTTCGTTTCCGCTTCCACGCGTGATAAAAGGGAACCCAATGTCTGCGAAGCGCCTTCAAGAGCATCACCCGAAACCAGTTCCGAGAGCATGTCCTGGAAAATGGATCGAGATGAATTTGCATTTGTGTTGTTGCCATTTGTGAATTGCTGGATTGCCTGCAATTCCATGAACGTTTTGAAATCTTGGATTTTCAAACTCTCCACCTCCGAATGGGTTCAAACAGTTATTTTTGGAATTTGGCTCGATAAAACCTCTTTACTTTATTTTCGGTTTCCCTTACCGGAATTTGAAGGGTTTCAAGGAGGGTCAGGAAATTTTTTTTCCCGGCGTTTGCATCCGTCACTTCATATTCAAGCTCAAAGTCTTCCTGATTCAAATAAGAACTATGATCTAAAACAAGTAAACCCTCTTTGTAAGGAAATTCAAAACGGTCCGTCTTTAATGTCCCAAAGCAGGTAAAGTCTTTTGGATCAATTCCGCATTCGAGGATAAGAAGTTGGATCTGGCCATCAGGGAATGTGTTATGATTCAGAAACGCATTAGCGGTTTCTTCAGAGATATCTTGATTCGTTTCCAATAATCCTTCTGTAGCGGGCTGTTTTAATGTCAGCTCGTAACGCCCGTTTTTCTCGCGGATCCTAAGGGCAGAGTCTTGATTTTTCAAAGTGAATCCGAGTGTATCGAAGTAATGATTTTTCTGTGTTTTAAAGTTTGATGCCCCGACATGAAAGTATTCGATCAGTTGCTGAAATTCTTTTTCGCTTAAGAGGTTTTTAAATTCAATTTCAATATGCTGGTTCATGTGTTCCATCCTTTCTGGCTGATTCTTAGGTTAATCATATAAGAACCATTCCAGCTGTCAAATTGGATTCAATAATTTTTTGCTATTGTACTTGAATATTTAGGAATCAATTGCAGGATATGATAAAATATAAACGTTGAGCATGAGAAATGGTATATCGTATATATAGAAATTTAATACATACTTTTTGCTAGAAAGATTTAATTGGATCCAGTGGTGAATTGGCATAAAGTCATGTGACTGCTGGATTTAGGAGAGCGTTCTGCCCATACCAGAGTTGAACAGGCGCTTTTTAGATAGATATAGGTGGTGTGGCAATGGAGAGTTGGGACGATTTCTTGGCGCCTTATACTCAGGCTGTCGAAGAATTAAAGGTTAAGCTAAAAGGATTAAGGAAACAGTTTGAGAGAGAGAATATTCACTCACCGATCGAATTTGTAACAGGCAGGGTAAAGCCGATTGTCAGCATTTTGGATAAGGCGAGCCTGAAGGATATTCCCATTGATAAATTGGGAACGGAAATACAGGATATTGCAGGGCTTCGGATGATGTGCCAGTTCGTGGATGATATCGAACAGGTAGTTGAACTATTACGAGGTCGCAATGACTTCGAGATAGTCGAGGAGAGAAATTATATTTCGCATAAAAAAGCAAGCGGCTACCGTTCTTATCATGTTGTAATCCGCTATCCGGTCCAGACGATCCATGGCGAAAAAAATATCCTTGCCGAAATTCAAATCAGGACCCTTGCGATGAATTTTTGGGCGACGATCGAACATTCTTTAAATTATAAATATAAAGGCATTTTCCCGGAAGATATTCAACTGCGACTCAAACGTGCAGCTGAAGCTGCCTTCCTGCTTGATGCAGAGATGTCGCAAATCCGTACGGAAATCCAGGAAGCACAGCGTCTTTTTTCCAGGAAGAAAGATTCTTGAACGCATAAATGGGTAAACGAGAAGAAATCTAAATTGAAGGTGGGATTACATGAAATTTGCGATTACGTCAAAAGGAGATGCGAAATCGAATACTTTAATGCAAAGGATGCGAACGTATCTTCAGGACTTTCATTTGGAATATGACGAAGATCAGCCGGATATTGTCATATCTGTCGGTGGTGATGGCACTTTATTATATGCTTTTCACCGTTATAAGAATCGATTGGATAAAACCGCCTTTGTTGGTGTACATACAGGACATCTTGGTTTTTATGCAGATTGGACCCCTGATGAAATCGAAAAATTGGTGATTGCTTTAGCAAAAACACCATTTCAAATAGTGGAATATCCACTCCTCGAAACAATTGTCCGTTATCAGCATGGTGGACGGGAAGCCAGATTTTTGGCTTTGAATGAATCGACAGTCAAAAGTGTTGAAGGGACGCTCGTCATGGACGTTGAAATTCGCGGCCAGCATTTCGAGACATTCCGTGGAGATGGTTTATGCATTGCAACGCCATCTGGAAGCACGGCGTATAATAAGGCGCTTGGCGGGGCCATCGTCCATCCATCAATCGATGCCATCCAGATTACCGAATTGGCATCCATTAATAACCGGGTGTTTAGGACGGTAGGATCGCCACTTCTGCTGCCGGCACATCATACTTGTATGTTCAGGCCGGTCAATGCGGTCAATTTTCAAATTACCGTCGACCATTTGTCCTTGCTTCAGGAAAATGTAAAGTCGATACAGTGCCGAGTGGCAGATGAGAAGATCCGATTCGCCAGATTCCGCCCTTTTCCTTTCTGGAAAAGAGTGCATGATTCATTTATTGCTAATTAAGGAGATAGACTCACCTCATGTCAAATCAAAACTTTTCTTTGACCTGGTCGGTTTTTGAAGAGGATTCTGGCTCTTTATTGCGAGAGTTTCTCAACAAATGCGATATTTCAAAACGAGCATTAACGGATATTAAGTTTAAAGGTGGATATATCCAGTTGAACGGCGAAGAAGTAACCGTAAGGGAACGGATAGAAACAGGCGATATCGTCACCGTCATATTTCCGCCGGAGCAGGCAAGCGAAGGCCTTTTGCCGGAACCCATCCCCCTGAATATCAGGTATGAAGATGAGTTTGTATTGGTGGTGGCCAAGCCCCCTTCCATGAATACCATTCCTTCACGCGAGCATCCCAACGGCAGTCTGGCGAATGGCTTGGCGGGTTATTATAGGAAGACGGGAATACAGGCAACGATCCATATAGTTACACGTCTTGATCGGGACACATCAGGTCTGGTTTTAATTGCCAAGCACCGGCATATCCATCACCTTTTAAGTGAACAGCAAAAATCAGGACAGGTTAAACGGAGATACCAAGCCATAGCTGAAGGAATCGTTGAAGGTCCTGTAGGAGAGATAGTGGCGCCAATCGGAAGAAAATCGACCAGCATCATTGAACGGGAAGTCAGGGAGGATGGCCGGTATGCCTGTACCCTATTTAAGGTATTGGCCCACACAGAGTCCCATACATTCCTTAATTTAGAACTCCAAACAGGGCGTACACATCAAATCAGGGTCCATATGGCGCATATTGGACACCCGCTGGCTGGTGATGATTTATATGGAGGGAACAGGAAAGGTATCCCTCGCCAAGCCCTTCATTGTTTTGAATTGAAATTTTTACATCCTTTCACCAAGAAGATGATGTTGTTTCAAGAAGAGTTACCAGAAGATATGACCCGTTTGCTCGAGGGAAGTTGACTTTATAACCGGTGCATTAAAACGATTCAAGCTTATGAAAAAATCCATAGACGAAAAAAAACTCACCAAGATGGCGAGTTTTTTTGGTTAATCAAAAGATGTCCTGAATTTTTCCGCAATATATGGCATGGTTGAAGGCACCTCTTGAAGCTCCATTTCGGGATAACGGACAGCGGTCAGTTTTCCACCAAAGACGCAGCCAGTATCAATATTGTATGTATGATTGACTCGTCTAGCTTCAGGAACTGGTGTATGTCCATATACGATCCATGTTTCCCCTTTGTATGTTTGGGCCCAGTCCTTCCTGACCGGTGACCCATCGGGATGTTTGGAGCCATTGATATCACCATAGAGGACAAAGGTTTTTACTTTACTGCTATATTGACCAATATAGTCACTGCGAATTCCTGCATGGGCAATGATCAATCTCCCTTCATCAATCAGTTGATAAAGTGGGGAACGTTCATACAGATCCATGAATTTTTTACGGATCTTCTTCTGCTCCCGGATGTTCAGTGATTCATATTCAGCTACAGTAGTCTCTAAACCGTGCGATATTTGAACTTTATTGCCTGAAAAATAACGATATAATTTATTGCAGTGGTTACCTGGGGCATACCTTGCTATATTTTGGTTAATGACTAATTCATGGACAATCTCGATTACTTGAAGGGAATTTGGACCGCGATCGGTTAAATCCCCTACAAAGCCGAGTATCCTTCCAGAGGGATGTACAGGAAATCCAGTCTCCCATGTATAGTCCATTTTTTCGGTCAGCTGCCTGAATTCAGCGAAACATCCATGAATGTCCCCTATGATATCGATGTTCATTTGACACATCCTTTGTTTGTTTTGTCTATGTTTATGGTATTAGTATAGTATTATTAAAAAAAATAAAATATAAACGAGGAAATGAAAAAATATGTTTTAGGAGGTGTAGAGTTATGGAGGAGATGAAGGACCGGGAGCGGGAGAGCAGTCAAATGAATAACGAGCTTTTGCTTGAAGCACTTAAAACGGAAAATCTGGATCAGTTTCGTACGGAGTTCCTTGAAATGCATCCATATGATCAGGCTCAATTTTATACAAG
This window contains:
- the pepF gene encoding oligoendopeptidase F; the encoded protein is MAQETKTNTLPSRSEIAPEDTWRLEDIFATEEDWEAAFKAVKEDLKKAEAHKGTLGESAEKLFAALQLQDEVFEKLGKVYSYSHMRNDQDTTNPFYQGMEDRAKALYAQAAAAFSYMVPELLSIDESKVEGFLEEKEELKLYKHSLEEINLQRPHILSAEQEELLAQASEVLDASGNTFGMLNNADLKFPTIKDEEGNEVEITHGRYISFLESEDRRVREEAFKGVYSKYGEFRNTFASTLSGEVKNHNFNATVRKYDSARQAALSNNNIPETVYDNLVKTVNDNLPLLHRYLDLRKKVLQLDELHMYDLFTPLVKEVKMEVTYDEAKDYVLKGLAPLGEDYLNVLKEGFENRWVDVHENKGKRSGAYSSGTYGTNPYILMNWQNNVNNLFTLVHEFGHSVHSYYTRKYQPYPYGNYSIFVAEVASTCNENLLNDYLLNSIEDEKKRIYLLNHYLEGFRGTLFRQTMFAEFEHTIHLKAQNGEALTADMLTKEYYELNKKYFGENVTIDEEIGLEWARIPHFYYNYYVYQYATGISAATALSKQILEEGEPAVKRYLEFLKSGSSDYPIEVLKKAGVDMTKAEPVQEAMNVFEEKLNELEELLNK
- a CDS encoding lytic transglycosylase domain-containing protein: MESLKIQDFKTFMELQAIQQFTNGNNTNANSSRSIFQDMLSELVSGDALEGASQTLGSLLSRVEAETKSFLQPGGLTSMNINPVSTAPADNESSETATNYDHIISQAASLYNLPEKLIKSVIKQESNFNPEATSYAGATGLMQLMPATAKSLGVDDATDPEQNIMGGSKYLSQMMARYDGDIQIALAAYNAGPGNVDKYNGIPPFKETQNYVQKVYGTFSS
- a CDS encoding NAD kinase, producing MKFAITSKGDAKSNTLMQRMRTYLQDFHLEYDEDQPDIVISVGGDGTLLYAFHRYKNRLDKTAFVGVHTGHLGFYADWTPDEIEKLVIALAKTPFQIVEYPLLETIVRYQHGGREARFLALNESTVKSVEGTLVMDVEIRGQHFETFRGDGLCIATPSGSTAYNKALGGAIVHPSIDAIQITELASINNRVFRTVGSPLLLPAHHTCMFRPVNAVNFQITVDHLSLLQENVKSIQCRVADEKIRFARFRPFPFWKRVHDSFIAN
- a CDS encoding CYTH domain-containing protein encodes the protein MNQHIEIEFKNLLSEKEFQQLIEYFHVGASNFKTQKNHYFDTLGFTLKNQDSALRIREKNGRYELTLKQPATEGLLETNQDISEETANAFLNHNTFPDGQIQLLILECGIDPKDFTCFGTLKTDRFEFPYKEGLLVLDHSSYLNQEDFELEYEVTDANAGKKNFLTLLETLQIPVRETENKVKRFYRAKFQK
- a CDS encoding ClpXP adapter SpxH family protein, which gives rise to MSAQKPVFNISDWIKTQHCYDIGKKPIEIYVFVDPLCPECWGLEPIIRKLQIEYGQLFSLRHVLSGKIDSLNMGKNKNYENIAQVWEKTASRSGMSCDGSLWSENPISSPYTASIAIKAAELQGRKLAIRFLRQLQEYVFIGKKDISNIEVLTECAKMVGLDVEEFLYDINSSSAAKGFQCDMKITSEMEVTEIPSLVFFNQNIEEEGIKVSGVYSYEVYVQILEDMLNGLPAPANPPSLEEFLSCFKLVATKEIETVYNMNKNNVELEMKKLVLKQLAEKIPAKYGTFWRYTKKQS
- a CDS encoding competence protein CoiA, producing the protein MLTAIKKDGTWITLPEKIPANEIDEWRKSADYYCPCCKMEMTIKAGNVRIPHFAHKNRSSCRASSEPESAYHLMGKRKLFQWLLSHGYQVDLEAYLPEIKKRADILAVIGGNRYAIEFQCSVIPEVEFMERTRAYQSIGIKPIWILAAKRLKRKRLYEFSLTRFQWLFVTGSFHHPFLWMYCPETDHLSVLKNLTPFTPRTVFAELTTASLKLLPPSRALPQNCFGFPFLPAWRYKRNGWSLHRVKTARRCDPFFEELYSHHITPATLPIEVGVPVRGMLLIETASIEWQAWLYMDVFQEKRTGEKISMADIICIFRRRSKKGEIKFRPLPLLHEKPIEYPVGQYIMLLEQLGYLSKLEEGVFKVEREFTLAFTSDQAQILEKNFYDKHKLMMEKGNIQYNQ
- a CDS encoding GTP pyrophosphokinase; this translates as MESWDDFLAPYTQAVEELKVKLKGLRKQFERENIHSPIEFVTGRVKPIVSILDKASLKDIPIDKLGTEIQDIAGLRMMCQFVDDIEQVVELLRGRNDFEIVEERNYISHKKASGYRSYHVVIRYPVQTIHGEKNILAEIQIRTLAMNFWATIEHSLNYKYKGIFPEDIQLRLKRAAEAAFLLDAEMSQIRTEIQEAQRLFSRKKDS
- a CDS encoding RluA family pseudouridine synthase — protein: MSNQNFSLTWSVFEEDSGSLLREFLNKCDISKRALTDIKFKGGYIQLNGEEVTVRERIETGDIVTVIFPPEQASEGLLPEPIPLNIRYEDEFVLVVAKPPSMNTIPSREHPNGSLANGLAGYYRKTGIQATIHIVTRLDRDTSGLVLIAKHRHIHHLLSEQQKSGQVKRRYQAIAEGIVEGPVGEIVAPIGRKSTSIIEREVREDGRYACTLFKVLAHTESHTFLNLELQTGRTHQIRVHMAHIGHPLAGDDLYGGNRKGIPRQALHCFELKFLHPFTKKMMLFQEELPEDMTRLLEGS
- a CDS encoding globin, which codes for MMQGNPTPYELIGEGQLHKLIDVFYSNVSQHPDLQPIFPDDLTETVRKQKQFMTQYLGGPSLYTEEHGHPMLRARHIPFEITPERAKAWLSCMYQAMDEVGLDGEIREFFYHRLYLTAQHMINTSGTDGKGEGS
- the cls gene encoding cardiolipin synthase, with translation MKNIVGIGLLILLLVGSWYFLINGVDGRVIFYSSLILTLFLVIIGFNIFLENRDPIETITWLVIFGAFPFVGFIFYFLFGRNFRKERIFRKKYFLDKQSFVKISGEAEHNDRIKEMGENPQQLITLANRLGNSPISFTTETRVLRNGDETFSNIIEELKKATHHIHLEYYIVRDDRIGGLLKDILIQKVKEGVKVRFLYDAVGSWKLARSYIDELRSAGAEMVAFGPLHLPLLNNTFNFRNHRKIIVIDGSVGFIGGLNIGDEYLGQDQKFGSWRDTHLIIKGEAVRTLQLIFLQDWYYSTNNSFLSDEYLMAGLPNHHGHGGVQLIGGGPDSEWTIIKSIFFKMIASAEKSVWIASPYFVPDDDIFQALKVAALSGLDVRLLVPKNPDKRIVFHASRTYFPELLASGVRIFQYNEGFMHSKIIIVDDQLASIGTTNMDMRSFHLNFEVNAFLYRTESTRQLVNDFLEDIKVSQEVEIDAFSKRNFGLKVLESTCRLLSPLL
- the prpE gene encoding bis(5'-nucleosyl)-tetraphosphatase PrpE; amino-acid sequence: MNIDIIGDIHGCFAEFRQLTEKMDYTWETGFPVHPSGRILGFVGDLTDRGPNSLQVIEIVHELVINQNIARYAPGNHCNKLYRYFSGNKVQISHGLETTVAEYESLNIREQKKIRKKFMDLYERSPLYQLIDEGRLIIAHAGIRSDYIGQYSSKVKTFVLYGDINGSKHPDGSPVRKDWAQTYKGETWIVYGHTPVPEARRVNHTYNIDTGCVFGGKLTAVRYPEMELQEVPSTMPYIAEKFRTSFD